DNA from Salinispora arenicola:
GGTCCAGATCGGCGACGACCGCCCGCAGGTCGGCCCGCTCGTACGCCACATGCCGATAGGACCCCAGCACGATGCTGGCCAACCGGACCGCCTCCAGGCCCTTGCCACGAACATCCCCGATGATCATTCGTACGCCGTACGGCGTGTCCAGGGCCTCGTACAGGTCCCCGCCGATCTCCGCGGTGGAGGTGGAGGAGATGTACCGGGCGGCGACGGCCAAGGACCCCACCTGCGGGCCGAGCGGACGGAGAACCGCCTGCTGAGCGACCGTGGCCAGCTTCGACAACTCCGCGATCCGCTCGCCGTGCCGCTGCCGTACTGCCGCGGTGGCGGCGGCCAGCACGGTACCCAGAGCGATGCCGGCGACCGCTACCGCGGCCGACAGGGAGCCGACCTGCTCGGCCAGCGCGAAGCCGGCGCCGAGGACGATGGCTACGGCTCCCACGCCCAGCACCACCTGCCAGGACGCCAGGGCGGCGGCCAGGAACGGGGCGACGATCAGCAGTGCGGTGTAGTTGGCTCCCCGGCCGTCGACACACTCCACCGCCGACACGAGGGCGAGCAGAGCAAAGGCCGCGCCGAGACCGGCGCGGGATCCGGGGCTCAGCGGGCCGCGGCCCGACTGGAAAGGGTGCGTGCGTACGCAGCACAGCATGCCTGAAAGACGATGACCGGTGAATGGACCTGACCTGACGTCCGAGGTGGTTCTGGCTGGGCGGGTCACACCGGGAAGCCGATCGCGGCTGGCACTGGGCTCAGCCCAGGACCTCGTACCGGACCTCGACGTGACCCGCACTCAGTGGGGCGATCTCGGCGAAGGCCGCCCGGGACAGGTCGATGCAGCGTCCTTCGACGAACGGGCCCCGGTCGTTGATCCGCACGGTCACCGACGTGCCGGTAGCCGGATTGGTGACCCGCACCCTCGTGTCGAACGGCAGGGTCTTGTGGGCGGCGGTCATGGCCGACGGGTCGAACGGCGCCCCGCTCGCGGTGAGCTGCCCCTCGGAGTAGTACGAGGCGCCACACGAGCCGGTCTCCACCGCAGGAGCGGACGAGTTGGTCGCGGTCGGCTGCGGAGTCGCGGTCCTCGGCTTGCTCCGGGAGGGCGCCTGCGTCTTCCGGACCGACGCCGGACTCGCGATCGGGCTCGGCAAGCTCGGTGAGCCACTGGCGCTCGGCGAGCCGCTCGGCGGGGCGGATGCGGCGGCCGGAGGGTCGACCTCGGTCGGCGCGACCGCGACGGACCGGTCGGACACGTCGCCGGAGGTGAGCCGGACGGCGCCCACGGTCCCACCGATCGCGAGCGCGACACCGACCGCTGCGGTGGCCGCGATGGCGGTCGGGGAAAACCTTCGGGTACGCGCGTGCCTGCCGGCCACCGGCCCGGTCCTTTCGTCAGGCGAACAAACCGGGTCGGACCGTAGCTAGTGAAGCGCATCCGACGTCAACGTGATCATGGTGGTATTACCCAAATTATGGTGAAACCACCGTCCGATCAGCGGACCTGCGATCGTCCGACCAGACGACCCTTCAACACCGCGGGTCGGGATGAGTGACCAGAGACCGGCGCGTTGCCCCTCGACACCGTCGACGGCCCACCGTGGCGGTGGACCAGGATGGCGGCATGCGCCCCGAACTGAGCCGACGCCTCGCTGAGCTGATCCGTTGGGTCGATCCCGGACCGGGCGCCGCCCATCTGGTCAGTGACATCTCCGGCTGGTGGCGGGATCCGGCGGTGCTCGCTGACCTCGGCCCGGCCCTGGTCGCACCGTTCCGGCAGACCCCACCGACGGTCGTGATCTCCCCGGCGGTCACCGGCTACCTACTCGGGCCGCTCGCCGCGACCGCGCTCGGCGTCGGGTTCGTCGCCGCGCACAAGCCCCACGATGGCCGCCTCCCCCCGGGGACCCTCACCTGGGCACAGAGCCAGCCGGACTACCTCGGTCGCCGGCTTGACCTCGCCGTACGTGACCGGCACCTCGAAGCCGGGGACCGGGTACTGGTGGTTGACGACTGGGTGTCCACCGGTGCCCAGGTACGCGCCCTCTATGAGATCTGCACCGCGCGGGGCGCCACTCCGGTCGGCACCGCCACGGTGGTAGCCGACTGCCCACCAGAGGTCGCCGCCGAGCTACGGATCCGGGGCCTACTCACCAGAGCCGATCTCAGCCCGTGAGCCGATCAGTCGGTCACCCGACGTAGCTCGGGCAGCCGGGAGGCGACATCCACCAGCACTGCCTCATCGCCCGCGTACCAGCTACTGGATCGCGGCCAGTGGGTGATGACGTCGGTGAAACCGAGCGCCGCGGCACGCTCCACCTGCTCGGCGAAGAAATCCGCGCTACGGAGCGAGAAGACGGGCGCGGAATCCAACGACAGATACCGATCGAGTGAACTCGGCTCCCGACCGGTCGACGCCAGCGACTTGTCGAGTCGAACAGCCAGGTCCGCCACGCCATCCCACCAGGCATCCAGGTCATCACCCCCCGAGCCGGTGGTGACCCAGCCCTGGCCGTACCGAACCGCCAGCCGCATCGAACGAGGCCCGTTGGCGGCGACCACGAACGGCACCCGCGGAGTCTGGACGCAGCCCGGGTTGTTCCGGGCGTCGACCGCGGCGAACCAGTCACCCCGCCACGTCGTCCCATCCTCGCGCAGCACCAGGTCGAGCAACTCGACGAACTCGGCGAACCG
Protein-coding regions in this window:
- a CDS encoding septal ring lytic transglycosylase RlpA family protein, with translation MAGRHARTRRFSPTAIAATAAVGVALAIGGTVGAVRLTSGDVSDRSVAVAPTEVDPPAAASAPPSGSPSASGSPSLPSPIASPASVRKTQAPSRSKPRTATPQPTATNSSAPAVETGSCGASYYSEGQLTASGAPFDPSAMTAAHKTLPFDTRVRVTNPATGTSVTVRINDRGPFVEGRCIDLSRAAFAEIAPLSAGHVEVRYEVLG
- a CDS encoding LLM class flavin-dependent oxidoreductase, whose amino-acid sequence is MIMRIGIVILPDQRWAESERRWRQVDEWGFDHAWTYDHLGWRDLVDGPWFDSMTTLTAAAATTRRIRLGTLVASPNFRHPAAFARQVTALDDVSGGRAVLGLGAGGIGFDSAVLGGETLPPRQRVDRFAEFVELLDLVLREDGTTWRGDWFAAVDARNNPGCVQTPRVPFVVAANGPRSMRLAVRYGQGWVTTGSGGDDLDAWWDGVADLAVRLDKSLASTGREPSSLDRYLSLDSAPVFSLRSADFFAEQVERAAALGFTDVITHWPRSSSWYAGDEAVLVDVASRLPELRRVTD
- a CDS encoding PP2C family protein-serine/threonine phosphatase, whose translation is MLCCVRTHPFQSGRGPLSPGSRAGLGAAFALLALVSAVECVDGRGANYTALLIVAPFLAAALASWQVVLGVGAVAIVLGAGFALAEQVGSLSAAVAVAGIALGTVLAAATAAVRQRHGERIAELSKLATVAQQAVLRPLGPQVGSLAVAARYISSTSTAEIGGDLYEALDTPYGVRMIIGDVRGKGLEAVRLASIVLGSYRHVAYERADLRAVVADLDRAVARSVGDEDFVTAALVEERGGTLTIVNCGHPAPLLLRRGAVIALEPPAPAPPLGFMPAVRSRVERLEPGDRLLLFTDGLGEARREGEFFPTTCRAWRLLGHGTVADGLASLEAALVEWVHGRLDDDIALVLMEYTGARTGGSAAVPSWEVGTTEG
- a CDS encoding phosphoribosyltransferase family protein, translating into MRPELSRRLAELIRWVDPGPGAAHLVSDISGWWRDPAVLADLGPALVAPFRQTPPTVVISPAVTGYLLGPLAATALGVGFVAAHKPHDGRLPPGTLTWAQSQPDYLGRRLDLAVRDRHLEAGDRVLVVDDWVSTGAQVRALYEICTARGATPVGTATVVADCPPEVAAELRIRGLLTRADLSP